One genomic window of Quercus robur chromosome 6, dhQueRobu3.1, whole genome shotgun sequence includes the following:
- the LOC126733135 gene encoding uncharacterized protein LOC126733135, producing the protein MGFGIGALRTLIRPLSRTLISRSSTTTPFSSIFASPKSALHREAPFPWFPIANHLHSLTDTRFPKRRPMDKPRRKRASTKPPGPYAWVQYTPGEPILPNRPNEGSVKRRNEKKRLRQRRAFILAEKKKRKAQLQEANRKKNIKRVERKMAAVARERAWAQRLAELQQLEEEKKKSMA; encoded by the exons atgGGATTTGGAATTGGAGCTCTAAGAACCCTAATTCGACCGTTATCAAGAACCCTAATTTCCCGATCCTCCACTACGACACCGTTTTCTTCCATATTCGCATCCCCTAAATCCGCACTTCATCGCGAAGCCCCATTTCCATGGTTTCCGATCGCCAACCATTTGCACAGCTTGACAGACACTCGGTTCCCAAAGAGACGGCCCATGGATAAGCCTCGTCGCAAAAGAGCCAGCACAAAACCACCAG GGCCGTATGCTTGGGTTCAGTACACACCAGGCGAGCCCATACTTCCCAATAGACCCAATGAAGGAAGTGTCAAAAGAAGGAACGAGAAAAAACGTTTGAGGCAGCGTCGTGCTTTTATATTG GCAGAAAAAAAGAAACGGAAGGCTCAGTTGCAGGAGGCTAATAGGAAGAAGAACATAAAGAGGGTAGAGCGTAAAATGGCTGCTGTGGCAAGGGAAAGAGCATGGGCTCAAAGACTGGCAGAACTGCAGCAGCttgaggaagagaagaaaaaatccaTGGCTTAA